GGCGATCCTAAAACGCCTCCGGAAGGAGATCTCGCGGCACCAGTTCGAGATTGCCCTGCAGGCGGCCATCGGGTCGCGTATCATCGCCCGTGAGACGATCAAGGCCTTCCGCAAGGACGTGATAGCCAGGTTGTCCGGCGGCGACGTCACCCGCAAACAGAAACTTCTGAAAAAGCAGAAGGCCGGCAAG
Above is a genomic segment from Planctomycetota bacterium containing:
- a CDS encoding elongation factor 4 (back-translocating Elongation Factor EF4; binds to the ribosome on the universally-conserved alpha-sarcin loop) — encoded protein: AILKRLRKEISRHQFEIALQAAIGSRIIARETIKAFRKDVIARLSGGDVTRKQKLLKKQKAGKKRMKMIGTVAVPQKAFMAVLEAE